A window of Chengkuizengella sediminis contains these coding sequences:
- a CDS encoding carbohydrate ABC transporter permease, translated as MKNRAGRFISYLFLIISSIISVFPFYWMFVISTNTTAAANKFPPKIIPGDQFFANLQNAWENADFITALFNTLIVAGTITISQLFFCSLAAFALARLQFKGRNFVFMLIVSTLLLPPASPIPLYIIVSKFDWINSLYAVVIPFLVGAFGVFLMKQFIETAIHPELIESAKMDGARNFQTYYRIVLPILKPGLATLAIITFMAIWNDFVWPSIVLKDQSVQTLQLAVRGLQNAYNRDTALIVTGAFITTLPLLAIFIPFSRQFISGLTEGSVKG; from the coding sequence ATGAAAAACAGAGCAGGACGTTTTATATCATATTTGTTTCTAATTATATCATCAATAATATCAGTATTTCCGTTTTATTGGATGTTTGTCATTAGCACAAATACGACTGCGGCAGCCAATAAGTTCCCACCTAAAATTATTCCTGGTGATCAATTTTTTGCAAACCTTCAAAATGCTTGGGAAAACGCAGATTTTATTACTGCTCTTTTTAACACTTTAATTGTTGCAGGGACAATTACTATATCCCAATTATTTTTCTGTTCGCTTGCGGCTTTTGCTCTTGCCAGATTGCAATTTAAAGGGAGAAATTTTGTTTTTATGTTAATTGTAAGTACTTTATTATTACCACCTGCTAGTCCGATTCCACTCTACATCATCGTAAGTAAATTTGATTGGATCAATAGTTTATATGCTGTTGTCATCCCATTTTTAGTTGGAGCCTTTGGTGTATTTTTAATGAAGCAGTTTATTGAAACCGCTATACATCCAGAGCTAATTGAATCAGCTAAAATGGATGGAGCTAGAAACTTCCAAACGTATTACCGAATTGTTTTACCTATTCTTAAACCAGGTTTGGCTACACTAGCTATCATTACATTTATGGCGATTTGGAATGATTTTGTATGGCCATCTATTGTACTTAAAGATCAATCTGTTCAAACATTACAGCTAGCGGTTCGTGGATTACAGAATGCATATAACCGTGATACAGCATTAATCGTAACAGGCGCATTTATTACGACTCTTCCACTTCTTGCAATTTTCATTCCATTTAGCAGACAGTTTATTTCAGGATTAACAGAGGGTTCCGTTAAAGGCTAG
- a CDS encoding carbohydrate ABC transporter permease, with protein sequence MAMSAKSDKKPRFKYGSQASKDALSGYLYVAPFFILFLTFGIFPIFYNLYISLFSWKLFGAEPEFIGLQNYIWLLTDDPTFIKSVVNTFSIWIISTIPQLFIALVLAYVLNQGFVKMKDMFRMAIFMPFITSILAVTIIFNSLFSRDFGLINFILGTEGLDWENNNRFLTHVAIATMVNWRWIGYNTIIYMAGLQTIGKDLYEAATIDGANKIQQFFYITIPQLRPIILFTIIMSSIGGMSLFIEPLVFLDIRGGSANQGLTMFLYLYETAFGTKYNVGYSAAISWVMFVIVVLFALLNWFVTTKVIKD encoded by the coding sequence ATGGCAATGAGTGCAAAATCAGATAAAAAACCTCGTTTTAAATATGGTTCACAAGCAAGTAAAGATGCATTATCAGGTTATTTATATGTAGCTCCTTTTTTTATTTTATTTTTAACGTTCGGTATATTTCCAATTTTTTATAACTTATATATCTCCTTATTTAGTTGGAAATTATTTGGTGCTGAGCCTGAGTTTATCGGTTTACAAAACTATATCTGGTTATTAACGGATGATCCAACATTTATAAAATCAGTAGTGAATACTTTTTCCATTTGGATTATTTCTACTATACCTCAATTATTCATCGCATTAGTGCTTGCTTATGTATTAAACCAAGGTTTTGTGAAAATGAAGGATATGTTTCGAATGGCCATTTTTATGCCATTTATCACATCAATTTTAGCTGTAACGATTATTTTTAATTCTTTATTTTCAAGAGATTTTGGTTTAATTAACTTTATATTAGGTACCGAAGGATTAGATTGGGAAAATAATAATCGATTCTTAACTCATGTAGCGATTGCTACGATGGTGAATTGGAGATGGATTGGTTATAATACGATCATTTACATGGCAGGATTACAAACAATCGGTAAGGATTTATATGAAGCAGCAACAATAGATGGGGCAAATAAAATTCAACAGTTTTTCTATATTACGATCCCACAACTTCGTCCAATTATTCTGTTTACGATCATCATGTCTTCTATAGGTGGCATGTCATTATTTATCGAACCATTGGTGTTCTTAGACATAAGAGGTGGTTCTGCAAATCAAGGTTTGACGATGTTCCTATACTTATATGAAACTGCATTTGGAACTAAATATAATGTTGGATATTCCGCAGCCATATCTTGGGTGATGTTTGTCATTGTCGTATTGTTTGCATTGTTAAATTGGTTTGTTACTACGAAAGTTATTAAGGATTAG
- a CDS encoding methyl-accepting chemotaxis protein gives MFNKIVSKVSALSNVINLRFKLIILFLFMFITLLTLALILNTSLNSIKETVKDSYENKIGSMNELQNLTTKILEFNQFIMTASNSPTLAKSYEKRITDKMNEIEIIVNQQKELASGDKQIVIAELLVKDWNSFLNYKDNILNAILEGDPAKFNKAYQSSLRSLNGIVNNSATLYDLKYSEVLNSQQSIENSQNLALKNNMIVIVTAIIISLLLGWWIYSSVVKRLHRLVSYNYQLSKGDLTASKLNISKDELGLLAKSTNQIVDNLKMMISDVGDSIHLMNNNVKNVNLTISENYSSTEIIAKNVDEISKGISEQASYSEGSLVNISDLDQSVTDIVDIIEKFKISLEHTYGKIDTGTVDLNETMGQIKLVEDSNIDLISSFENLNQELVQIRKFSEQIVKISRNTNILSLNASIEASRAGEFGKGFAVIADEIRELSSETTKVANGVMEVVAKNEEKTKQFQESLQKSNKRTSDGRTTFKATYDNFMEINEMFKQMSYQMNEVLQRVNDIKKQSEEVNNNMSDITAISEETSAGIQEIASSTNQQVAQYKDIVDTIDEQSELANKMNQNIKRFKLEDEK, from the coding sequence ATGTTTAATAAGATCGTGAGCAAAGTCAGCGCCTTATCAAATGTAATTAATCTAAGATTTAAACTAATTATTTTATTCCTATTTATGTTTATTACATTGTTAACTCTAGCATTAATTTTAAATACTTCCCTTAATAGTATTAAAGAAACGGTTAAAGATTCATATGAAAATAAGATCGGATCCATGAATGAGTTGCAAAACTTAACAACTAAAATTTTAGAATTTAATCAATTTATTATGACAGCATCAAATAGTCCAACTTTAGCAAAAAGTTATGAAAAGAGAATAACTGATAAAATGAATGAAATCGAAATCATTGTAAATCAGCAAAAAGAACTTGCAAGTGGAGATAAACAAATAGTTATAGCCGAATTGTTAGTTAAGGATTGGAACAGCTTTTTAAATTATAAGGATAATATTCTTAACGCAATATTAGAAGGTGATCCTGCAAAGTTCAATAAAGCATATCAATCTTCTTTACGAAGCTTAAATGGCATCGTTAACAATTCTGCAACATTGTATGATTTGAAGTACAGTGAAGTTTTAAATTCACAACAATCAATAGAAAACTCACAAAATCTCGCACTTAAAAACAATATGATTGTTATCGTTACAGCTATTATTATTTCCCTGTTATTAGGCTGGTGGATATATAGCAGTGTTGTAAAACGCCTTCATCGTTTAGTTTCTTACAATTATCAATTATCTAAAGGGGATTTAACAGCATCGAAATTGAATATCTCAAAAGATGAACTTGGATTGTTGGCCAAAAGTACGAATCAGATTGTAGATAATTTAAAAATGATGATTTCAGATGTAGGTGACTCGATTCATTTAATGAATAATAATGTGAAAAATGTAAATCTAACCATTTCTGAAAATTATAGTTCAACAGAAATTATTGCAAAAAATGTAGACGAAATTTCAAAAGGAATTTCAGAACAAGCTAGTTATTCAGAAGGTTCATTAGTTAATATATCTGACTTAGATCAGTCTGTAACAGATATTGTCGATATTATAGAAAAGTTTAAAATATCGTTAGAACATACATATGGGAAAATTGATACAGGTACAGTGGATTTAAATGAAACGATGGGACAAATAAAATTGGTTGAAGACTCTAATATAGATTTAATCTCGTCCTTCGAAAATTTAAATCAAGAGCTTGTGCAAATACGTAAGTTTTCGGAACAGATTGTCAAAATTTCTCGGAATACAAATATTTTATCTTTGAATGCTTCTATTGAAGCCTCAAGAGCAGGAGAGTTCGGAAAAGGGTTTGCTGTTATTGCAGACGAAATTCGAGAATTATCTTCTGAAACAACGAAAGTTGCAAATGGGGTAATGGAGGTTGTTGCAAAAAATGAAGAAAAAACAAAACAATTTCAGGAGTCTCTGCAGAAGTCAAATAAAAGAACTTCAGATGGGAGAACTACATTCAAAGCAACGTATGATAATTTTATGGAAATAAACGAAATGTTTAAACAAATGAGTTATCAAATGAATGAAGTGTTACAAAGGGTAAATGATATTAAAAAACAAAGTGAAGAAGTAAACAATAATATGTCAGACATTACAGCCATCTCAGAAGAAACTTCAGCAGGCATTCAGGAAATCGCTTCTTCTACAAATCAACAGGTAGCTCAATATAAAGACATCGTGGATACGATAGATGAACAAAGTGAACTAGCTAACAAAATGAATCAAAATATTAAACGTTTTAAATTAGAAGATGAAAAATGA
- a CDS encoding carbohydrate ABC transporter permease, whose product MEAHTKQSKKPKFKYGSQAKKDALSGYLYVAPFFILFLSFGIFPIFYNLYISLFSWKLFGAEPEFIGLQNYIWLLTDDPTFIKSVVNTFSIWIISTIPQLFIALVLAYVLNQAFVKMKDLFRMAIFMPFITSILAVTIIFNSLFSRDFGLINFILGTEGLDWKNNRFLAHFAIATMVNWRWIGYNTIIYMAGLQTIGKDLYEAATIDGANKVQQFFYITIPQLRPIILFTIIMSSIGGMSLFIEPLVFLDIRGGSANQGLTMFLYLYETAFGTKYNVGYSAAISWVMFVIIVMFALLNWFITTKVIKD is encoded by the coding sequence ATGGAAGCGCATACAAAACAAAGTAAAAAACCCAAATTTAAATACGGTTCGCAAGCAAAAAAGGATGCACTATCAGGTTATTTATATGTAGCTCCTTTTTTTATTTTATTTTTATCGTTTGGAATATTCCCGATTTTTTATAACTTATATATCTCTTTATTTAGTTGGAAATTATTTGGTGCTGAGCCTGAGTTTATCGGTTTACAAAACTATATCTGGTTATTAACGGATGATCCAACATTTATAAAATCAGTTGTAAATACTTTTTCCATTTGGATTATCTCTACTATACCTCAGTTATTTATCGCATTAGTACTCGCTTATGTATTAAACCAAGCTTTTGTGAAGATGAAGGATTTGTTTCGAATGGCTATCTTTATGCCATTTATCACATCAATTTTAGCTGTAACGATTATTTTTAATTCTTTATTTTCAAGAGATTTTGGTTTAATTAACTTTATATTAGGTACCGAAGGATTAGATTGGAAAAATAATAGATTTTTAGCTCATTTTGCTATAGCTACAATGGTGAACTGGAGATGGATCGGTTATAATACGATCATTTATATGGCAGGATTACAAACAATCGGTAAGGATTTATATGAAGCAGCAACAATAGATGGGGCAAATAAAGTCCAGCAGTTTTTCTATATCACAATTCCACAGCTTCGTCCTATTATTCTCTTTACGATCATCATGTCTTCTATAGGTGGCATGTCATTATTTATCGAACCATTGGTTTTCTTAGACATAAGAGGTGGTTCTGCAAATCAAGGTTTAACAATGTTTTTATACTTATATGAAACTGCATTTGGAACCAAATACAATGTTGGATATTCTGCAGCCATATCTTGGGTGATGTTTGTCATTATCGTTATGTTTGCATTGTTAAATTGGTTCATTACTACGAAAGTCATTAAGGATTAG
- a CDS encoding ABC transporter substrate-binding protein, which produces MKKFGLILMSLMLLFSFALAACSTDEDGESTSDKPADEKPAGDETPATETPSDEVVELTFQNIPNTGLDVLVKQYESENPNVTINYQEVEFNDHHNGLVTALAAGSGIPDIAFVEIGFLETFKGDQGNFTNLYDLGAKDVTGDYLDWKIKQSENADGSFLFGLPTDIGPMAMAYRTDIFEAAGLPTEPDEVSALITNWDEFVEVGKTVVEKTGKPMTDSGGTIYDTMVGQLTEVYFDENNELLLESNVGVKEAYDRATAMVAAGITAKVGQWSPEWNAGINDGGFATLMAPAWMMNFMKSTAPDGSGNWNIAQMPVASGNWGGSFLTIPAASEHPEEAYAFIEWLLSVDHQYEIFKATGNFPSTPSIYDKPEIQDWTDEYFQGASVGKIYAEAALKVVPVYFGPDHQTVNTAIKDAINNVENNDADPQAEWDAAIERVSRELR; this is translated from the coding sequence ATGAAAAAATTTGGTCTAATTTTAATGAGTCTGATGCTTTTATTTTCATTTGCATTAGCAGCTTGTTCAACTGATGAAGATGGAGAATCTACAAGTGACAAACCAGCTGATGAAAAACCAGCAGGTGATGAAACTCCAGCAACTGAGACACCTTCTGATGAAGTAGTAGAACTTACATTCCAAAACATTCCTAACACTGGTTTGGATGTATTAGTTAAGCAATATGAATCAGAAAACCCTAATGTTACAATCAACTATCAAGAAGTTGAGTTTAATGATCATCATAACGGATTGGTAACTGCATTAGCAGCAGGATCTGGTATTCCAGACATTGCTTTTGTGGAAATCGGTTTCTTAGAAACTTTTAAAGGTGACCAAGGTAACTTTACAAACCTATATGATTTAGGTGCGAAAGATGTTACTGGTGATTACTTGGATTGGAAAATCAAACAATCAGAAAATGCTGACGGTTCTTTCCTATTTGGATTACCAACAGATATTGGTCCAATGGCAATGGCTTACCGTACAGATATCTTTGAAGCAGCAGGTCTTCCTACAGAACCAGATGAAGTTTCTGCTTTAATTACAAACTGGGATGAATTTGTTGAAGTTGGTAAAACAGTTGTTGAAAAAACTGGAAAACCAATGACGGACTCAGGCGGTACAATTTATGACACAATGGTAGGTCAATTAACGGAAGTTTATTTTGATGAGAATAACGAATTATTATTAGAATCTAATGTGGGTGTTAAAGAAGCATACGACAGAGCTACAGCAATGGTAGCAGCAGGAATTACTGCGAAAGTGGGACAATGGTCTCCAGAATGGAACGCTGGAATTAATGATGGTGGATTTGCTACATTGATGGCGCCAGCTTGGATGATGAACTTCATGAAGAGTACTGCACCAGACGGTTCAGGTAACTGGAACATTGCTCAAATGCCAGTTGCGTCAGGTAACTGGGGTGGATCTTTCTTAACGATCCCAGCGGCATCTGAACATCCAGAAGAAGCATATGCCTTTATCGAGTGGTTGTTAAGTGTTGACCATCAATATGAAATCTTTAAAGCAACGGGTAACTTCCCTTCTACACCTTCAATTTATGACAAACCGGAAATACAAGATTGGACAGATGAATATTTCCAAGGTGCTTCAGTAGGAAAAATTTATGCGGAAGCTGCTTTAAAAGTTGTTCCTGTTTACTTTGGTCCTGATCATCAGACAGTGAATACTGCAATTAAAGATGCAATTAACAACGTTGAAAACAATGATGCAGATCCACAAGCAGAGTGGGATGCGGCTATTGAACGTGTGAGTCGAGAACTAAGATAA
- a CDS encoding carbohydrate ABC transporter permease encodes MKNRTGRFISYIFLIISSLVSVFPFYWMFVISTNSTAAANKFPPKIIPGNQFFENIQNAWQNADFVTALFNTLIVAGTITVSQLFFCSLAAFALARLEFKGRKLIFLLIVSTMLLPPASPIPLYMIVSKFDWINSLYAVIIPFLVGAFGVFLMKQFIESSIHPELIESAKMDGARNFQTYYQIVLPILKPGLATLAIITFMGVWNDFVWPSIVLKEQSVQTLQLAVRGLQNAYNRDTALIVTGAFITTLPLLAIFIPFSRQFIAGLAEGSVKG; translated from the coding sequence ATGAAAAACAGAACAGGACGTTTTATATCTTATATATTTTTAATTATCTCATCTTTAGTTTCAGTATTTCCGTTTTATTGGATGTTTGTTATAAGCACAAATTCGACTGCGGCAGCCAATAAGTTTCCACCAAAGATCATTCCAGGTAATCAATTTTTTGAGAATATTCAAAATGCTTGGCAAAACGCAGATTTTGTTACTGCTCTTTTTAACACTTTAATTGTTGCAGGGACAATCACTGTATCCCAGTTATTTTTCTGTTCACTTGCAGCTTTTGCGTTAGCTAGGTTGGAGTTTAAAGGACGAAAGTTAATATTCTTATTAATTGTAAGTACGATGTTATTACCTCCAGCAAGTCCGATCCCACTTTACATGATTGTAAGTAAATTTGATTGGATCAATAGTTTATATGCTGTTATTATCCCATTTTTAGTTGGAGCCTTCGGAGTATTTTTAATGAAGCAGTTCATAGAATCCTCTATACATCCGGAGTTAATTGAATCAGCAAAAATGGACGGTGCTAGAAACTTTCAAACGTATTACCAAATTGTGTTACCAATTCTCAAACCTGGATTAGCAACACTAGCTATCATTACATTTATGGGGGTTTGGAATGACTTCGTATGGCCGTCTATTGTACTTAAAGAGCAATCTGTTCAAACATTACAGTTGGCTGTTCGGGGATTACAGAATGCATATAACCGTGATACAGCATTAATCGTAACAGGTGCATTTATTACTACATTACCATTACTTGCAATCTTTATTCCATTTAGTCGACAATTTATTGCTGGTTTAGCTGAAGGATCTGTAAAGGGGTAA